AAGCGCTTTTCCTTCAGGGATGACTCCGTTGTGGAGTTTGCGAGGCAGCTTCCGGCCTTGGCTGTCGCGTGTTCGGCTTGTGAGAATGAAGAGCATGTCATTCACTTGAATCAAGCTTGAATGAACTGTGACTGAGTCTCCGGCCAGTCCCGAGACTTCCTTTAAAAGAGGCTTTTGACCTGAAGGGCAGAGAGCACTTGTGCCAAGATAGTTTCGTTCTGCTGAAACAGCGTTGTAGGAATTCTCCGGGGGGAGGCAGAAGGTTGCCAAGTCA
The sequence above is a segment of the Halodesulfovibrio marinisediminis DSM 17456 genome. Coding sequences within it:
- the traF gene encoding conjugative transfer signal peptidase TraF — protein: MRVTLFFVCGVTLLLTSTFHLGYRINLTHSEPIGLYKLESAPPARGDLATFCLPPENSYNAVSAERNYLGTSALCPSGQKPLLKEVSGLAGDSVTVHSSLIQVNDMLFILTSRTRDSQGRKLPRKLHNGVIPEGKALLLSTHNKNSFDSRYFGLVDASKLRKVIPIFTFN